atggagaaatgtcacaagtggagtaccacagggttcagttcttgcaccagtgatgtttattgtgtacataaatgatctaccagttggtatacagaattatatgaacatgtttgctgatgatgctaagataataggaaggataagaaatatagatgattgtcatgcccttcaagaagacctggacaaaataagtatatggagcaccacttggcaaatggaatttaatgttaataaatgtcatgttatggaatgtggaataggagaacatagaccccacacaacctatatattatgtgagaaatctttaaagaattctgataaagaaagagatctaggagtggttctagatagaaaactatcacctgaggaccacattaagaatattgtgcaaggagcctatgcaatgctttctaacttcagaattgcatttaaatacatggatggcgatatactaaagaagttgttcatgacttttgttaggccaaagctagaatatgcagctgttgtgtggtgcccatatcttaagaagcacatcaacaaactggaaaaggtgcaaagacatgctactaagtggctcccagaactgaagggcaagagctacgaggagaggttagaagcattaaatatgccaaaactagaagacagaagaaaaagaggtgatatgatcactacgtacaaaatagtaacaggaattgataaaatcgacagggaagacttcctgagacctggaacttcaagaacaagaggccatagatttaaactagctaaacacagatgccgaagaaatataagaaaattcaccttcgcaaatagagtggtagacggttggaacaagttaagtgagaaggtggtggaggccaagaccgtcagtagtttcaaagcgttatatgacaaagagtgctgggaagacgggacaccacgagcgtagctctcatcctgtaactacacttaggtaattacacttaggtaattacacacacacacacacacacacacacacacacacacacacacacaaccacacacagcaggaccaaagagccagagctaaacccgcacaagcacaactaggcgagtacacaggtgacagctgagtggacctgTGGAGCCTGACAACCTAGTGGACAGCGATCGGGATTCATAATTCTAAGtttcggggatcgatccccggcactGGTGGATAAAAATGGGCAgagctttcaccctgatgctcctgttcacctatcagtaaataggtacctgggagttgaacagctgctatgggctgcttcctggagggggtGTAAaggaaaaaaagttgattgacagttaaaagGCAGACCTAAAGagcgaaagctcaacccccgcaagcacaactaggtgaatacacacacacagcccaataggttcaggacctATTGAGTTCAGGACAggttctgtacatcagttgattgactgttgagaggcgggaccaaagagccagagctcaaccccgcaagcataattaggtgagtacacacacacacttacaggaaagagatggttgggttgactgcatctatctggacctaaaaaaggctttccacAGAGTTccgcataagaggttgttctggaaactggaaaatattggaggggtgacaggtaagcttctaacatggatgaaaaaatttctgatagaaaaatgagggcagtaatcagaggcaatgtatcagactgaagaaatgtcacaagtggagtaccacagggttcagttcttgcaccgctaATGTTCATTGTCAACATTAactatctaccagatggaatacagaattatataaacatgtttgctgatgatgctaagataatagggaaactAAGAAACTTAAATGATTGCCATACCctacaagaagacctggacaaaataagtatagggAGCACCACTTAGcaaatagaatttaatgtgaataaatgccatgttatggaatatggaataggagaacatagaccccacacaatctataaattatgtgagaaatctttaaagaattctgataaagaatgaGATCtatggggtggttctagataaaaaactatcacctgagaaatctttaaagaattctgataaagaatgaGATCtatggggtggttctagataaaaaactatcacctgaggatcacattaagaacattgtgcgaggggtcctatgctatgctttctaatttcagaattgcttttaaatacatgaatggtgaaatactaaataaattgttcacaacttttgttagaccaaagctggaatatgcagcggttgtatgttgcccatatctaaagaagcacattaacaaattggaaaaggtgcaaacacatgccactaagtggctcccagaactgaaggacaagagctacgagtagAGGTTAGAGATATTAAATATaccaaactagaagacaagaaaaagaggtgatatgatcactacatacaaaatagtaacaggaattgataaaattgatagggaagatttcctgagacttggaacttcaagaacaagaggtcatagatttaaactaactaaacacagatgcctaAGAAGCATGAGAAAATtcgctttcgcaaacagagtggtagacggttagaacaagttaggtgagaagatggtggagggcaagaccgtcagtagtttaaagcgtttttttttttttttttttttctttttttttttttttttttttttttgagatatatacaagagttgttacattcttgtacagccactagtacgcgtagcgtttcgggcaggtccctggaatacgatcccctgccgcgaagaatcgttttttcaatcaaagtacacattttactgttgcgttaaacagaggctacagttaaggaattgcgcccagtaaatcctccccggccaggatacgaacccatgacatagcgctcgcggaacgccaggcgagtgtcttaccactacaccacggagactgttatatGACaaggagtgctgggaagacgggacatcatgagcgtagctctcatcctttaaTTACACTGCGCTCAAAagaagatttaggcattttacttgatcccaatagtttagatgttttactgagtggattctagtagtaaagtatctctgcacgctcttcagGTCAACAATTTATCTAATTTTAAAAGGATCTGTCagtgtgcaacagtattccactctcgagagcactagcgtcttgaaaaataTCATCAGTATAGCATCTCACGTgtaaaaggttcttgttatccaacctgttttAGCTCAAGTTTGTAGGGCTAAAAACTGTAATAAGCTGTCTTCATTCTGAGCAGCCTCCTCAATTAGCTGACACAGCACAGGGTAAGAACTTTAAATTAATGTTTTCTTGAAAGGTGTAAGGGGAAAAATACATGtgtattaaattaaatttatatcaAATTCAAATGGtacttaaatattttttttaatgttaaacaTTGATTTAGCAGACTCAAGTGTTAGAGCTAAATTTATTTAATAGCATGACTGAAGCAAataaatttgaactcttttgAAAAGTAAGATAGCAACAAGCAAATGAAAAGTTCAGGTTTATtaagttaataaaaaaaaataccaaaAGGATAgttacttaggctatttctaccctcagtaaaaaaaaaactgattAACTGATTAGTTAatcaataaaattgtattgtattgtattgttgtaaaAAAGTGTTGTAAATAGGACCTGCCTCACATTGAGCTACTAGGCTTACTGAAATCATCTTCTGGTAAACCTTGACTTTCATTCTAAAATTTATTATAGCCCTTGGATTACAGCTTATGTTGTACATATTATCATCCAGGTTAATTTCACTTTATGTAATTTTTCACTATAAATATAAGGTTATTTGGATTTGTCTTAAATCCATATAATTTCATCTGCAGTATTTGGCAATTACTACTCTATAGAATTATAAAccttgttattatatatatatatatatatatatatatatatatatataatatatatatatatatatatatattatatatatatatattatatatatatattatatatatatattatatatatatatatatatatatatatatatatatattatatatatatatatataaaaattcttTTTTAGTTTAGAGCAGtcaaatatatttataaaaatgattaAGCTTGAGAGACTTTAAATTTGTTCTTCCTTCACCTATGTTTTATATCTTCCATGAATCTTAAAGAATTTCTTTATAAATGGATATAAACATTTTATTAACTTAAAATTGTATAAATAACAGTACAGGCAAGTTTCATTtaatggggagggggaggtttAATACAGTATAAATATAATGTTCATGGCCAATATTTAATTTAGTcttcatatactgtacttaatTTTATATAAGTACTGTTTCATTGACTTCGTCAAAAAATTTTCTCTAACCTTTGTTAGGAAATGTAGGTTAGAAAATATGATTGCCTGTTTGGtaaataatttgttttctatagacGTGAAAATGAAATGACATTAACCTTTTTTATGTTAATGTGTTAACATTGCATAACAGTGCAGTGTTAAATTAGATTCATCTGTATATGTctttaatattttcattttttgtatatattttttcttgtgtcaataaatttattACTTGTGTATTTTAAGAAGTGTGTATTGTAGTGACCTAAGTCTGAGAGAATTGCACATTTCAAGAGTTAAGACTCAAGAATTTTGATGGGTGAATGTTTTTCTCACACCCTTACCAGTAACTTTTTCAATTGCATGACTAATTTTCTATGTTTCTCTATTTATGAATGTCATTCTTTTAGAAGACTTATAAAATATATGAATTGCACTTTTCATTTGCATTAGGGTATCAGTTTCTTCTTAATCAGTTAAGTTGCTGGTCTCTGGACACACATGAAAGTTACAGTATTAACTTTCTCAGTGTGTTGAAAAGAACTAtagtaatattaatatatttgtaTAATTGCAAAAGTTATAGAATGACTTGAAAAGAGATTTATAAAATTACACTGCAATAGATGCTGTAGATTAAAAACCATAGATTTAAAAACACAAATGTGTACTGGAATTGTCTAAAGTTTTGGTGAAGTGCCAATTGACCAAATAAGTGCTGAGATTTGGACAAATTAATATTTTAGGTTATTTTAAACAGATGTGTGTATATGAACATTCTATATCCCACTATAATTggtttatattgtataattatagtAAAATGTGCTGTATTGCACTGTATAGTACTATGTTTaaattataattggtttgaattttCCTTGAACTTTGTAGACCTATGTTTCATACGTAAATATTTAAGTATTTGATAAACACACAGTATGATTATAATTCAAAGCCCCTATTCTACCATAATTTTTATTACATTGACAATTACTGGTATATCTGATACAATTTAATAGTCAGAGATGTAAGAGTGGAAAAACTTGTCTAATAAATACCTTGTTGTTTTCAGATTACACTGCGGAATTTCTCAATGGCAAGTTCAGCCATATACCAAAGTCCACCCGTGGGCAGTACAGGATCTTTTCCTTGGTTGAAAAAATCAAGTCTACAGCTAGAAAATTATCAACAAACAAAATTGCATTATCAATTTTATTCCAGTGAACTACAAAAGAAAATGTTGGAAAATGCAAAAAGTTCTATTCCAATTGTGGAAGGCACTAGTGCTCTTAGTAATGGTGAGAAAACAAACTATTTTGCTGAACATAAGCTGCAGAAACCAGTTGATAAAATTTCAGATGTTGGCATTTCTACATTGGCATCTGAAGGAAACGCTGAAAAAGAGATTAATCAATCTTATCTAAAAGATCTATCCAATCCTGAAGTTTCATCTAGCCAACTGTCAATTCAATCTAGTCAAAGTTTGAATTTAAATGTTAAAAATACTGTACCCAAACCAGTGAATTTCAAATCAAAAGTATCAAATCAGTCTAGTCAAAGTTTGAATTTAAATCACAGGAAAATTGCACCCAAACCAGTACATTGCTTAGTGGCAATTCAGCCTATTCAAAGTgtgtgtttaaatgttgaaacaaTTGCACTGAAATCAGTGAATTTCAATTCAACAGTGTCAAATTCAATCAAAACAAAACCTGTTGCAAAACCACCTGTTGCAAAACCACCAGTTACAAAACCACCAGTTGCAAAACCAATGAAAGATGCAAAGTGCTTTCTTTGCAACAAATATGTAAAAGAGAATCGATTTGAAGAACACCTGTTTTTTGGAGCAGTCAGGTGTTCACAGTGTCACGAGGAGATTTTGAATTGCCGACGGTTTCAATTATTGTTAATTAACAATAACATGGGGATAGCATCATGTAAGCACTCTTTAGAATACTGCAGTGACCCATTTGATTACATAAGTGCACAACTTTCAGGTGACTCCGCTGGTACTACAAGTGGTTCATTATTTCCTTCGTATGTGCTGAAAAAACTTGCTTATTATATAGAATCACTGGATGCCATACAGAATAAAGACCCATGGAGGACAGCAATTTTACAATGCAAAACACTGTTGCCATCTGCTGTCACaaagtcaacagaaaataagaaATTGTATAACTCGATTACTAGTATTGTAAAACCTAAACCGGTCACAACACAAGTGCAAGACAGTAGCAGTGATAATAACAAAGGGAAAATTTATACAATGGGCAAAGACACATTACCccctacctggagcatacctggagagggttctgggagttcttctgctccccaagcctggcctgaggccaaGCTCGAAATAGGTACAGACCAGGCCTCTACAAAAGCCTTCAAAACCAGAAAAGACGTTTGTTCACCATTGAAGCAAATTGGTTACAAGAAGCAACTCCCTCAAGATGATATAGGGGATCTACTCTTGTCCCAAAATTATGACCTTGAACAGCTGGAGCAAACAGTGGAGTATGTTGAGGTAGCAGGTCAGTGTAAGTCGACCCATTCTAACACTAAGAAGCCTAGACCATACAAGAAACGGAAAGGAACAAAATCTGAATTGAGTCCCTTGGTTATAGGGAAAGATGTGGCTGAAGAAGAAACTGAATTTATTGAAACTCCAGCTAATGGTCACTATTATGTTGTTCGTGAAGCAATTGAGGAATGCCCAATGTGTTACACAGTTTTGTGCCCCTCGGAATTTACTGTGAATGTTATCACATTTCTCATGACTACAGTTTGCAGTGGTTGTTCCCTAACTATATATATAGTCGTTGAGAGTCCTGATGGTGTGTCAATTGTGACAGAAGACAACTCTGTAAAAGCACCAGTGCCTTCGTCTTCTATTGAAAATAAAAAGCGGAAATATACGAAGCGAGCAAAACATGTGAAAAACTGGAGAGCTAAACAGTTCTTTgctaaatagcatgtccttagtGTCACTATATAAAATTTAGGTTACATTGTGTATCACTGAGTATAGTTGTTTTAGGGGCAACAATGAATATAGTACTGTATATTCAGTTCAAAGATCTTTTGTTTACAAAAGAGAGTAGGCAAGATACTGTCCCTTGGTGCTAAAAACAGATCAAATGTATTATAGAACTTTTGTATTGTGTAATAAAAATTTTGTATGAACTTCACAGTGATTTATCCTACCATatattattttgcctttgtttccATTAAGAAGTATATGACAAGAAAGATGtagaattcaaaatagttgatccTAGCTGTAGGGAGTGTAATATTAGCTTATGAAAGATGATGTACTGCAATTGGTTGCAATTATGAGATGATGAAGTATCACAACTACTGTTTCTAGACGATTCTAATGCTCAATTGAGCAACTGAATTAAAATGTTTGGCTtgtgtaaatatatttttttaataatgatACATCATTTAAAATTATTAAATGTGATTTTATTCataactagcagtacccagccacgtgttgctgtggctcagcaacgccacagcaaccttccctgtcccccagttctccccaccattatcccctcacccatcccctcgtcctccccaccattccccactccaccgtcccctcttccttctcaccatgccccacttccctgtccctttgtcctccccaccattctccattcccttgccccaccatccctcatcccctcgtccttccccccaccattaccccctcccttgttcccTCGTCTTCTCCACCATCTCttgcttccgtcccctcgtcatccccaccattgccaattccctcgtctgatgccttcccaaatcgtctgatgttcccatcactgaaatataagaaaaacggttaaaaaattaaatgaaaatatgaaaaaataaactatactcacaaaatgaatggtatggtaaacacagatcagttccaacacaattcacacaaaataattaaatcaaaatctatgaaaatttaatttatcaatgtagtcagaaacattgaaatgtaattgtaacatatttagtatagcatgtgtgttgctcttacatgcaacaaatggtggtttttcaagaaaagcatagttttacctgtcacaggtgtggcatctatacttatacttacaaaatgaatggtatggtaaacaatacagctcaattccaacacaatgtcacacaaaataattcaataaaaagtaaaataaatcaaaatctatgaaaataaaatttatcagtgcagtctgaaacattgaaatggaattcgtgacgtgTAGCGTGCAtgctgctattatgtgcaacagatggcgctgtttttcaaaaacacctaaaaacatgtttttcaaaaacaaaaacatgtttttaacctgtcacaggggtggcatctatatagtaggtatataaagagatgcgcctattcgaatgcaacgttgtgtcaaaatctcaaagcaatctgtgaagaactttcagagattacagcatgtgttgctcttatgtccaacagatggcgttgtttttcaaaaaaaacacATGATTTTTCCTTTCacaggtgaggtatgtatatagtagatatataaaaagacgcgcctattcgaatgcaatgttgtttcaaaaattcaaagcaatcggtaaagaggtttcgaagatttccctcacatgaaaaacacagtttttcagaaaaagcatttttttaccttcacagacgtgacatctatatagtatgtatattaaaGCCTGCTCGGGTACCGAAGATTAGTGGTTatacacaaacgaacatttccacctttatttatatagataacatGTTTAATGAGTAAATTTTAGCAAATTTACATAAAACATGGTAGGTGGTTGCAAAATTCCTAGACCTAAAGCACAAATGCACAAAATCAGCTTGGATGAAAGATATTTTTTTAAACATTAATTCTATATTTTTCATAATATTCTATAACTTCCTTTAGaagatattaaataataactttaAACAATAACTGAATTATGTCAATATAATATCAATATTTATAACAAATTCCTGTAAAGATACAGCAAAAATAAACTGCTAACTAGGCAGTCATGTGGTTGTATTTTAAAGATTCATCCACTACAAGGCCCTcccttgtgtgtgtataaatttgTTTAAGGTGAGTGAGAGGAAGTGGTTTTAGAATGACTTGGGCAAACTGCAAGTTCAAAACTTTTTTGtttcattatttttatattaGTGTTCTACCCTGTTAAGTGTCATTAATGACAAGGaatccctatttaaaaaaaaaaaaagacagaaaGCTGTCTGCCGTAAGCTACCAACCAATCAGCCTGGCCTTCGGTATTTGCAAAATCGTGGAGAGTTTTCAAAGGTGAGGGTAAGGGGGCATTCATTCACCATCTCATTGTGCACAATTTCGTAAAATCAATACAACATGGTTTTGTTAATAATAAATCTTGTtttacaaacctgctcacatttttggaaatggtAACACATCTATTCAGACAATCGTCTTATCTCGGAAGCTtaagataaggtaccacatgggaAAACTACAagcatatagaatactagaatggataaaacattggttaaaacaaagaaagcaaaggatcatcctaaactaaAATGAATCTTTAAcggagaaatgtggtgagtggtgtactacaagccagtgtagtgtagtgtagtgtagtggcgactCCCCAATAGGAGCTGCCGAAGCACTCTGTGCTAGGTGtttgataaaaataataataattattattattatttacatcataataattattattattatttacaagaaggtacaacgaGTATGTGAGCTTAcacaagattggtatttttacgttcttgtaaagccactaatacgcatagcattttgggcaggtctttaatctaacatatcaggtaagatgaaaaggtacaatggtccaggtgaatggaatgataAGGTACATTGCAGCGAAATGTATATCAACTGATGAagatatgtcttaagtactaatatattGGGAAAGttggtagtacaagatacagtgtgagtttgaagcacaagataGGAAACtgtggatgaaattaggtacttaattGATGGGCCTCGACTCAACCTTGTGTCATATAGCCATTTTGTTCCTCCTGGTGCACCTTATCCCCAAGAGCAGTTTTCTTAATGTGTTTTTAATTGCCATGGATACTGTCACGCATCCCTACTTGATTTTTAATGGAACTCCCTAGTGCACCTTATCCCTAAGAGCAGTTTTCTTAATGTGTTTTTAATTGCCATAGATACTGTCACGCATCCCTACTTGATTTTTAATGGTTTTCTAATGTGCGCTGCTTTTTAATTGATGGGCCTCGACTCAATCCTGTGTCATGGGGCCATTTTGTTCCCCCTAGTGCACCTTATCCCCAAGAGCAGTTTTCTTAATGTGTTTTTAATTGCCATGGATACTGTCACGCATCCCTACTTGATTTTTAATGGAACTCCCTAGTGCACCTTATCCCTAAGAGCAGTTTTCTTAATGTGTTTTTAATTGCCATGGATACTGTCACGCATCCTTAATTGATTTTTAATGTATTTCTAACGCACGCTGCTCCGTCTCGTGTCGTGGATCTTCCTTGTATTTTTTTAAAGCCACCGAGACCAATTTATCCTTCAGGGACTTATTTTTACCGAGAATATACCTGACTGTGTCGCGCAGCCTACACATAATTAGTGAGAATATCCCTGACCATGGTGCGCAGCTTATGGATAAGTAGCGCGAACATCCCAAACCTTGTCTCGCGGTGAAAGAGGTTAAATACTGGTGATCAGACTCTTACATCTTGTACTGTTCTTTCAGTTCTAACATATTCCTCGAACTAGAATGAAAGGTCGTCGGAAACTTCCAAAAGCAACAATGTTCCCCATTGTCTAATCTCTCAATTGGCCAACCAGACTGCTCAGTAGAGCGATGGTGTCGCTTTTTGCAAGTTGGCTTTCAATCCTCGACTGACCATCCAAATGGTTGGGCGCCAGTCCTTTCCTCCGTCTTATCcttatatcccttccaagtgctagtcATAATGGTTTAGtgcttctcttgataattaccttaccttgccacTTAAACTCTTCACTCAGTCTCTCACTTCTTAAAAGTGGGATTTTAACAGAGCAAATTGGTCCTTCTTCGTAGCTTTCTCTTCTATAACAAAAATCAGATTTCTTCATTTTATTTAAAAAAGATCTTGGCCAACTTAGGCAAGTATGCAGGCTCTCCAAAGTACCAGTAGTTCACTGGAGTTAGTTAAAATCATCTTGCACTATAAGCCTGCGCTATTATCATATTTTGAAAGGATTATGAACATACAACAATAATATAAGAACAGGGAGAAATAGAAC
The DNA window shown above is from Procambarus clarkii isolate CNS0578487 chromosome 65, FALCON_Pclarkii_2.0, whole genome shotgun sequence and carries:
- the LOC123771151 gene encoding uncharacterized protein isoform X2, translating into MASSAIYQSPPVGSTGSFPWLKKSSLQLENYQQTKLHYQFYSSELQKKMLENAKSSIPIVEGTSALSNGEKTNYFAEHKLQKPVDKISDVGISTLASEGNAEKEINQSYLKDLSNPEVSSSQLSIQSSQSLNLNVKNTVPKPVNFKSKVSNQSSQSLNLNHRKIAPKPVHCLVAIQPIQSVCLNVETIALKSVNFNSTVSNSIKTKPVAKPPVAKPPVTKPPVAKPMKDAKCFLCNKYVKENRFEEHLFFGAVRCSQCHEEILNCRRFQLLLINNNMGIASCKHSLEYCSDPFDYISAQLSGDSAGTTSGSLFPSYVLKKLAYYIESLDAIQNKDPWRTAILQCKTLLPSAVTKSTENKKLYNSITSIVKPKPVTTQVQDSSSDNNKGKIYTMGKDTLPPTWSIPGEGSGSSSAPQAWPEAKLEIGTDQASTKAFKTRKDVCSPLKQIGYKKQLPQDDIGDLLLSQNYDLEQLEQTVEYVEVAGQCKSTHSNTKKPRPYKKRKGTKSELSPLVIGKDVAEEETEFIETPANGHYYVVREAIEECPMCYTVLCPSEFTVNVITFLMTTVCSGCSLTIYIVVESPDGVSIVTEDNSVKAPVPSSSIENKKRKYTKRAKHVKNWRAKQFFAK
- the LOC123771151 gene encoding uncharacterized protein isoform X1, which translates into the protein MAGRRSPSTSPSPPRKITLRNFSMASSAIYQSPPVGSTGSFPWLKKSSLQLENYQQTKLHYQFYSSELQKKMLENAKSSIPIVEGTSALSNGEKTNYFAEHKLQKPVDKISDVGISTLASEGNAEKEINQSYLKDLSNPEVSSSQLSIQSSQSLNLNVKNTVPKPVNFKSKVSNQSSQSLNLNHRKIAPKPVHCLVAIQPIQSVCLNVETIALKSVNFNSTVSNSIKTKPVAKPPVAKPPVTKPPVAKPMKDAKCFLCNKYVKENRFEEHLFFGAVRCSQCHEEILNCRRFQLLLINNNMGIASCKHSLEYCSDPFDYISAQLSGDSAGTTSGSLFPSYVLKKLAYYIESLDAIQNKDPWRTAILQCKTLLPSAVTKSTENKKLYNSITSIVKPKPVTTQVQDSSSDNNKGKIYTMGKDTLPPTWSIPGEGSGSSSAPQAWPEAKLEIGTDQASTKAFKTRKDVCSPLKQIGYKKQLPQDDIGDLLLSQNYDLEQLEQTVEYVEVAGQCKSTHSNTKKPRPYKKRKGTKSELSPLVIGKDVAEEETEFIETPANGHYYVVREAIEECPMCYTVLCPSEFTVNVITFLMTTVCSGCSLTIYIVVESPDGVSIVTEDNSVKAPVPSSSIENKKRKYTKRAKHVKNWRAKQFFAK